The following coding sequences lie in one Nitrospirota bacterium genomic window:
- a CDS encoding DUF2062 domain-containing protein, which translates to MIPSKIKEKLRKFYHQIIDIDDTPEKIALGMAIGIALGILPTFGIGTFLAIGLAFLLRANRLSAILGTFIMNPWVAPFFWMLSYAIGGLFLGKGWSNIQAEWELYKNNAKSLGELIGKDILLPYIIGNVILTVILAITGYIITLKLVRIYRETKKRYPVQRKN; encoded by the coding sequence ATGATCCCTTCAAAGATAAAGGAGAAACTCAGGAAGTTTTATCACCAGATAATTGATATAGACGATACCCCTGAAAAAATAGCCCTCGGCATGGCCATTGGCATAGCCTTAGGTATACTCCCTACATTTGGCATAGGAACTTTCCTTGCTATCGGCCTTGCCTTTCTCCTCAGGGCTAACAGGCTCTCAGCCATCCTGGGCACCTTTATCATGAACCCATGGGTAGCTCCTTTTTTCTGGATGTTGAGTTACGCAATTGGCGGGCTATTTCTCGGAAAGGGTTGGTCGAATATACAGGCTGAATGGGAGCTTTATAAAAATAACGCAAAGAGCCTCGGCGAGCTGATAGGCAAAGATATCCTTCTCCCATATATTATCGGAAATGTGATTCTGACTGTTATTTTAGCCATTACAGGCTACATAATTACACTCAAACTGGTCAGGATTTACAGAGAGACAAAGAAACGGTATCCGGTGCAACGTAAGAACTGA